One genomic segment of Gasterosteus aculeatus chromosome 6, fGasAcu3.hap1.1, whole genome shotgun sequence includes these proteins:
- the LOC120820376 gene encoding leucine-rich repeat-containing protein 27 isoform X1, with protein sequence MDARHPSITSTASSPEEAPNLQLGFVFGNSPVKPQTARIRPQDAERPQDAERPQDAERPQDAERPQDAEQRGLPDCYPTETLCLSRTQLKHVAESILKNSRLKYLYLEGNQLSSVPNSMFISLPNLLWLDLRNNQITSLPAEIGSHRSLKTLLLEGNPISELPPELGNVITLKGLNLRKCPICFPPQHIVNEGLRSILQHLRSAMAMRPVSGRKSPPAELPLVEKLQLSDLMGSSVDEQEDEDELRRFRELRQQMILLEKAEPVSADGDRKSRPLPAIKKKKAHTRTGGVPHLPLSGTLHWGRPEERRQAALKEMAEKQAILEQRRKSQEAIRKWRHQAKINQEKKSLQQKKHAERRKREVAETDSKPGTVQASAVSTPQSEETRSPRELEGRIGASVEKMQERRRNPTGTTADQMAAAEGDFEEMRKLQARLLERKRNQGGDLGKCFAIFNGDTWPSFIDEYQGL encoded by the exons ATGGACGCTAGACACCCGAGCATCACCTCTACGGCGTCCTCCCCAGAGGAGGCTCCTAACCTGCAGCTAGGCTTTGTCTTTGGGAACAGTCCTGTCAAACCACAGACCGCCCGCATCCGACCACAGGATGCTGAGCGACCACAGGATGCTGAGCGACCACAGGATGCTGAGCGACCACAGGATGCTGAGCGACCACAGGATGCTGAGCAGCGGGGGCTCCCCGACTGTTACCCAACAGAGACATTGTGTCTGAGCAGAACTCAGCTGAAGCACGTTGCAGAGAGCATTTTGAAAAACAGCCGGCTAAAG TATTTATATCTTGAAGGGAACCAGCTGTCCAGTGTGCCAAATTCAATGTTCATCAGCTTGCCAAACCTTCTCTGGCTGGACCTCAGGAATAACCAAATTACATCCCTCCCTGCCGAAATTGGCTCGCATAG ATCTCTGAAAACGCTCCTTCTGGAAGGAAACCCCATCTCTGAACTTCCACCAGAGTTGG GAAATGTGATCACCCTCAAGGGCCTGAACCTGAGGAAATGCCCCATCTGTTTCCCTCCCCAACACATAGTGAACGAGGGGCTACGGAGTATCCTCCAGCACCTGAGGAGCGCCATGGCCATGCGGCCAGTCAGCGGCAGGAAGAGCCCCCCAG CAGAGCTGCCCTTGGTGGAGAAGCTCCAGCTGTCAGATCTGATGGGGTCCAGCGTGGACgagcaggaggacgaggacgagctgCGGAGGTTCAGGGAACTCAGACAACAGATGATCCTGCTGGAGAAGGCCGAGCCGGTTTCAGCAGATGGAGACCGGAAGTCACGTCCTCTTCCCGCCATCAAAAA AAAAAAGGCACATACCAGGACCGGCGGGGTTCCCCACCTCCCCCTGAGCGGCACTCTGCATTGGGGGAGgccagaggaaaggagacaggcTGCATTGAAGGAGATGGCGGAGAAGCAGGCAATTCTCGAGCAGAGGAGAAA GAGCCAAGAAGCTATTCGGAAGTGGCGTCACCAGGCAAAGATCAACCAGGAGAAGAAAAGTCTCCAGCAGAAGAAACATGCAGAACGCAGAAAGCGAGAG GTAGCAGAAACAGATTCAAAACCTGGTACGGTTCAGGCGTCCGCCGTGTCCACCCCACAGAGTGAAGAGACCAG ATCACCCCGCGAGCTGGAGGGACGGATCGGCGCCAGCGTAGAAAAGATGCAGGAGAGACGCAGGAATCCCACGGGCACCACCGCAGACCagatggcagcagcagagggagactTTGAGGAA ATGAGGAAGCTGCAGGCTCGGCtcttggagaggaagaggaatcaGGGGGGTGATCTTGGAAAGTGTTTCGCCATCTTCAATGGAGACACGTGGCCTAGTTTCATTGACGAGTATCAGGGATTGTAG
- the LOC120820376 gene encoding leucine-rich repeat-containing protein 27 isoform X2, translating into MDARHPSITSTASSPEEAPNLQLGFVFGNSPVKPQTARIRPQDAERPQDAERPQDAERPQDAERPQDAEQRGLPDCYPTETLCLSRTQLKHVAESILKNSRLKYLYLEGNQLSSVPNSMFISLPNLLWLDLRNNQITSLPAEIGSHRSLKTLLLEGNPISELPPELGNVITLKGLNLRKCPICFPPQHIVNEGLRSILQHLRSAMAMRPVSGRKSPPELPLVEKLQLSDLMGSSVDEQEDEDELRRFRELRQQMILLEKAEPVSADGDRKSRPLPAIKKKKAHTRTGGVPHLPLSGTLHWGRPEERRQAALKEMAEKQAILEQRRKSQEAIRKWRHQAKINQEKKSLQQKKHAERRKREVAETDSKPGTVQASAVSTPQSEETRSPRELEGRIGASVEKMQERRRNPTGTTADQMAAAEGDFEEMRKLQARLLERKRNQGGDLGKCFAIFNGDTWPSFIDEYQGL; encoded by the exons ATGGACGCTAGACACCCGAGCATCACCTCTACGGCGTCCTCCCCAGAGGAGGCTCCTAACCTGCAGCTAGGCTTTGTCTTTGGGAACAGTCCTGTCAAACCACAGACCGCCCGCATCCGACCACAGGATGCTGAGCGACCACAGGATGCTGAGCGACCACAGGATGCTGAGCGACCACAGGATGCTGAGCGACCACAGGATGCTGAGCAGCGGGGGCTCCCCGACTGTTACCCAACAGAGACATTGTGTCTGAGCAGAACTCAGCTGAAGCACGTTGCAGAGAGCATTTTGAAAAACAGCCGGCTAAAG TATTTATATCTTGAAGGGAACCAGCTGTCCAGTGTGCCAAATTCAATGTTCATCAGCTTGCCAAACCTTCTCTGGCTGGACCTCAGGAATAACCAAATTACATCCCTCCCTGCCGAAATTGGCTCGCATAG ATCTCTGAAAACGCTCCTTCTGGAAGGAAACCCCATCTCTGAACTTCCACCAGAGTTGG GAAATGTGATCACCCTCAAGGGCCTGAACCTGAGGAAATGCCCCATCTGTTTCCCTCCCCAACACATAGTGAACGAGGGGCTACGGAGTATCCTCCAGCACCTGAGGAGCGCCATGGCCATGCGGCCAGTCAGCGGCAGGAAGAGCCCCCCAG AGCTGCCCTTGGTGGAGAAGCTCCAGCTGTCAGATCTGATGGGGTCCAGCGTGGACgagcaggaggacgaggacgagctgCGGAGGTTCAGGGAACTCAGACAACAGATGATCCTGCTGGAGAAGGCCGAGCCGGTTTCAGCAGATGGAGACCGGAAGTCACGTCCTCTTCCCGCCATCAAAAA AAAAAAGGCACATACCAGGACCGGCGGGGTTCCCCACCTCCCCCTGAGCGGCACTCTGCATTGGGGGAGgccagaggaaaggagacaggcTGCATTGAAGGAGATGGCGGAGAAGCAGGCAATTCTCGAGCAGAGGAGAAA GAGCCAAGAAGCTATTCGGAAGTGGCGTCACCAGGCAAAGATCAACCAGGAGAAGAAAAGTCTCCAGCAGAAGAAACATGCAGAACGCAGAAAGCGAGAG GTAGCAGAAACAGATTCAAAACCTGGTACGGTTCAGGCGTCCGCCGTGTCCACCCCACAGAGTGAAGAGACCAG ATCACCCCGCGAGCTGGAGGGACGGATCGGCGCCAGCGTAGAAAAGATGCAGGAGAGACGCAGGAATCCCACGGGCACCACCGCAGACCagatggcagcagcagagggagactTTGAGGAA ATGAGGAAGCTGCAGGCTCGGCtcttggagaggaagaggaatcaGGGGGGTGATCTTGGAAAGTGTTTCGCCATCTTCAATGGAGACACGTGGCCTAGTTTCATTGACGAGTATCAGGGATTGTAG